In Paraburkholderia flava, one genomic interval encodes:
- a CDS encoding CoA transferase, whose product MTPLLALDHLWTAAACDPATLDTVSISGDDPALPSVYRVGTLAAATIAATGLAAAECLRLRTGRRQRVEVDMRRALAAFRSERYLRVNDGPPPALRDPVMGFYATRDGRWIQLHTNFPHHLQGVLNVLGCANDRTAVADAIRGWDGAALDQTLADAGLCAALIRSPREWAALDQAKAIANLPLFEIERIGDAPAEPPGRSGLDRPLAGVRVLDLSRIIAGPVAGRALAQHGAQVLLINGPHLPNIAPLVIDLGRGKRSATLDLRDEAPRAQLRELATDADVFLQAYRPGALSARGFGPDELARLRPGIVYVSVCAYGHTGPWAGRRGFDSLVQSASGIAWTESRAAGTDAPKHLPCQALDHATGYLAAFGAMVALARRATEGGSWHVRVSLAQTGRWLQSMGQIEDGWRAPEVTLDDVADCVETVESPFGRVLGTQPAERLTETPPFFARPPVPVGYDDARWED is encoded by the coding sequence ATGACACCTCTCCTTGCTCTCGATCATCTATGGACCGCCGCCGCATGCGACCCGGCGACACTCGATACCGTGTCCATCTCAGGCGACGATCCCGCGTTGCCGTCGGTGTATCGCGTCGGCACGCTGGCCGCCGCGACGATTGCCGCGACCGGGCTCGCCGCCGCCGAATGCCTGCGCTTGCGCACCGGTCGCCGGCAGCGCGTAGAGGTCGACATGCGTCGTGCGCTCGCCGCGTTTCGCAGCGAGCGTTATCTGCGCGTGAACGATGGACCGCCGCCTGCGCTGCGCGATCCGGTGATGGGTTTCTATGCAACGCGCGACGGCCGCTGGATTCAGCTGCACACGAATTTTCCGCATCATCTGCAGGGCGTGTTGAACGTGCTCGGCTGCGCGAACGATCGCACGGCGGTGGCCGATGCGATTCGCGGCTGGGACGGTGCGGCGCTCGATCAGACGCTCGCCGATGCAGGTCTGTGCGCGGCGCTGATCCGCTCACCACGCGAGTGGGCCGCGCTCGATCAGGCGAAGGCGATCGCGAATCTGCCGCTCTTCGAGATCGAGCGGATTGGTGATGCACCGGCGGAGCCGCCGGGCCGAAGCGGCCTCGACCGGCCGCTCGCGGGTGTGCGCGTGCTCGACCTGTCGCGGATCATCGCGGGACCGGTGGCGGGGCGCGCACTCGCGCAGCATGGTGCGCAGGTGCTGTTGATCAACGGTCCGCATCTGCCGAACATCGCGCCGCTCGTGATCGATCTCGGGCGCGGCAAGCGCTCGGCCACGCTCGATCTGCGCGACGAGGCGCCGCGTGCGCAGTTGCGTGAACTCGCCACCGATGCTGACGTGTTTCTGCAGGCGTATCGTCCGGGCGCGTTGTCGGCGCGTGGCTTCGGACCCGACGAGCTGGCGCGGCTGCGGCCGGGGATCGTCTATGTGTCGGTGTGCGCGTATGGGCATACCGGGCCGTGGGCCGGGCGGCGTGGGTTCGACAGTCTCGTGCAGTCCGCGAGCGGCATCGCGTGGACCGAGAGTCGCGCGGCGGGAACCGATGCGCCGAAGCATCTGCCGTGTCAGGCGCTCGATCACGCGACCGGCTATCTGGCCGCGTTCGGCGCGATGGTCGCGCTCGCTCGACGCGCGACCGAAGGCGGTAGCTGGCACGTGCGCGTGTCGCTTGCGCAGACGGGACGCTGGTTGCAGTCGATGGGGCAGATCGAGGACGGCTGGCGCGCGCCCGAGGTCACGCTCGACGATGTCGCGGACTGTGTCGAAACCGTCGAGTCGCCGTTCGGCCGCGTGCTCGGCACGCAGCCGGCCGAACGGCTGACGGAAACGCCCCCGTTCTTCGCGCGGCCGCCGGTGCCGGTGGGGTACGACGATGCGCGTTGGGAGGATTGA
- a CDS encoding citrate/2-methylcitrate synthase translates to MPSHLTATEAAEALGISLSTLYAYVSRGMLHSTPDAHGQRRLYDAAEVRTLARRKADGKRAGKVAQKVLDWGVPVLESSITLIADGRLYYRGRDAVDLARTATLEQVAALLWDCSPRRVTDAPAPREGPPSPTQWAAWLKLWSDSAPLDRALVLLPAAAAQMPRVWALGRDAQLDTACTLMRFVAAAMMSSAPSGDPLHRQLAAAWGVRNRQQVDLLRMALVACADHELNASTFTVRCITSTGTHLFGAVTGGLAALAGPRHGGETTRVAALFDEAARAADLDRFLGTRLAHHEHGAPGSVLSGFGHPLYPDGDPRAALLLDALVHCAPTRSPLPGILALARSVHEITGTQPTLDFALAAIERVLGLPKDSAFVLFAVGRTVGWIAHAMEQTTDGRLIRPRARYVGEHPAD, encoded by the coding sequence ATGCCCAGTCACCTCACCGCGACCGAAGCTGCCGAAGCGCTCGGCATCAGCCTGTCCACGCTCTACGCGTATGTGAGCCGCGGCATGCTGCATTCGACTCCCGATGCGCACGGCCAGCGCCGTCTCTACGATGCGGCCGAAGTGCGCACGCTCGCGCGCCGCAAGGCCGACGGCAAGCGCGCGGGCAAGGTCGCGCAGAAGGTGCTGGACTGGGGCGTGCCGGTGCTGGAGTCGTCGATCACGTTGATCGCCGATGGCCGCTTGTACTACCGGGGCCGCGATGCGGTCGACCTCGCGCGAACCGCGACGCTCGAACAGGTCGCCGCGTTGCTGTGGGACTGTTCGCCGCGTCGCGTTACCGACGCACCCGCGCCGCGCGAAGGTCCGCCGTCGCCGACGCAATGGGCAGCATGGCTGAAGCTGTGGAGCGACAGTGCACCGCTCGACCGCGCGCTCGTGTTGTTGCCCGCAGCGGCCGCGCAGATGCCGCGCGTGTGGGCGCTCGGCCGCGATGCGCAACTGGACACTGCGTGCACGTTGATGCGCTTCGTCGCCGCCGCGATGATGTCGAGCGCACCGTCGGGCGACCCGCTGCATCGCCAGCTTGCCGCCGCGTGGGGCGTGCGCAACCGGCAGCAGGTCGATCTGTTGAGGATGGCACTCGTCGCGTGCGCGGATCATGAGTTGAATGCGTCGACGTTCACCGTCCGCTGCATCACGTCGACCGGCACGCATCTGTTCGGCGCGGTGACCGGCGGCCTCGCCGCGCTCGCGGGGCCGCGTCACGGCGGCGAGACCACGCGCGTCGCTGCGCTATTCGATGAAGCCGCGCGCGCCGCCGATCTCGACCGCTTCCTCGGCACGCGTCTCGCGCATCACGAACACGGTGCGCCGGGTTCGGTGCTATCGGGCTTCGGTCATCCGCTGTATCCGGACGGCGATCCGCGCGCCGCGCTGCTGCTCGACGCGCTCGTTCATTGCGCGCCTACGCGCTCACCGCTGCCGGGCATTCTCGCGCTCGCGCGGAGCGTGCACGAAATCACCGGCACGCAGCCGACGCTCGACTTCGCGCTCGCCGCGATCGAACGCGTGCTCGGTCTGCCGAAAGATTCGGCGTTCGTGCTGTTCGCGGTGGGCCGCACCGTCGGCTGGATCGCGCACGCGATGGAGCAGACCACCGACGGCCGGCTGATCCGGCCGCGCGCCCGTTACGTCGGCGAGCATCCGGCGGACTAG
- a CDS encoding EAL domain-containing protein yields MSMIDLDPPGFQPPRPMAGDEGSRRTVLYGGYTVFSVFQPVFSVSHRRAIGYHASLRAHDEHAQQVPSHEVFTQAARRGDLLELGRLAESLHLGNFNAFDSHDEWLFLNLHPAALMDTSYGDALLASLKALGLPPQRVVLEVSEQAGGETTRFAEIVDALRKSGFLIALDGFGAKHSNIDRVWQLRPDIVTLDRCILAQASEHSHIERVLPGLVSLLHESGQLVLMGGLATERDALIALECNVDFVQGAYFAGPSVEPVKPQTAAGLMDALSAALRERVAARERAQVKRLAPYVAALKQASVQLIGGATVADATAPLLALGETARCFLLDGSGRQIGDNVLPPGRSSQRAKRFRPLLHSEGASWERRPYFIEALRAPGKVHVTPPYLSINEAHLCVTASIAAQTAHGTQVLCVDINWEVAAHRN; encoded by the coding sequence ATGAGCATGATCGACCTCGACCCACCTGGCTTTCAGCCGCCGCGCCCGATGGCCGGCGACGAAGGCTCCCGGCGCACCGTGCTGTACGGCGGCTACACGGTTTTCAGCGTGTTCCAGCCGGTGTTTTCGGTGTCGCATCGTCGCGCGATCGGCTATCACGCGTCGCTGCGCGCACACGACGAGCACGCGCAGCAGGTGCCGTCGCACGAGGTGTTCACGCAGGCGGCGCGGCGCGGCGATCTGCTGGAACTCGGGCGGCTCGCGGAATCGCTGCATCTCGGCAACTTCAATGCATTCGACAGCCACGACGAGTGGCTCTTCCTGAATCTGCACCCCGCCGCGCTGATGGACACCAGCTACGGCGACGCGCTGCTCGCGAGCCTGAAGGCGCTCGGCCTGCCGCCGCAGCGCGTGGTGCTCGAAGTGTCGGAACAGGCCGGCGGCGAAACGACGCGCTTCGCGGAGATCGTCGACGCGCTGCGCAAATCGGGCTTCCTGATCGCACTGGACGGCTTCGGCGCGAAGCATTCGAATATCGATCGCGTGTGGCAGCTGCGGCCCGACATCGTCACGCTCGACCGCTGCATTCTCGCGCAGGCGAGCGAGCATTCGCACATCGAACGCGTATTGCCGGGACTGGTGTCGCTGCTGCACGAGTCGGGACAGCTTGTGCTGATGGGCGGACTCGCAACCGAACGCGACGCGCTGATCGCACTCGAATGCAACGTCGATTTCGTGCAGGGCGCGTATTTCGCGGGACCGAGTGTCGAGCCGGTGAAGCCGCAGACGGCGGCGGGTCTGATGGATGCGCTGTCGGCTGCGCTACGCGAACGCGTGGCCGCGCGCGAACGTGCGCAGGTGAAGCGTCTCGCGCCGTACGTCGCCGCGCTCAAACAGGCGAGCGTACAGCTCATCGGCGGTGCGACCGTCGCGGATGCGACCGCGCCGCTCCTTGCGCTCGGCGAAACGGCGCGCTGTTTTCTGCTCGACGGTTCGGGACGGCAGATCGGCGACAACGTGTTGCCACCCGGTCGCTCGTCGCAACGTGCGAAACGCTTCCGGCCGCTGCTGCATTCGGAAGGCGCAAGCTGGGAGCGTCGGCCGTATTTCATCGAAGCGCTACGCGCGCCCGGCAAGGTGCATGTGACGCCGCCGTATCTGTCGATCAACGAAGCGCACCTGTGCGTGACCGCATCGATTGCCGCGCAGACCGCGCACGGCACGCAGGTGCTATGCGTCGATATCAACTGGGAAGTTGCTGCACACCGTAACTGA
- a CDS encoding ABC transporter ATP-binding protein, with protein MNGPPPASFPAFDVSKSDRTDALTIVGLTVTYRIRGRDREVLQDVSFRIRRGEAYGLVGESGCGKSTVAMAALRYLPRNGKVKAGKISIAGQDVQSLGSEALRVMRARSISMVYQDPSRALNPSLTISRQVAEAFEAAGATRAEALRRTLEMLKRVRIAAPERVMDSYPHQLSGGMQQRVVIAMALASNPELLILDEPTTGLDATVEAEVLDLVAQLREEFGTAVLFISHNLAVIGRMCERVGVLYAGKLVEEGATRDVFDAPRHPYTVGLLRCLPDTGRSKDDARLDTIAGHLPAPGSVVQGCIYADRCRLADDRCRRDAPPPYRVASAHGEQMSRCHYHERAADLPRAVKEGPVASVASAAGIANGKERALVLRAENVSKTFYASGAALHAVDNVSLDLAAGETLGLVGESGSGKTTLAKLMLGLLSPDEGSVLELDGAPLSPRIGGRNDEQVKSMQIVFQNPDSALNRSHSVKRLIGRALSRLGALRGPAHDERLAALTAAVRLPDRYLGARTRQLSGGLKQRVAIARAFAGDPRVVVCDEPTSALDVSVQAAILNLLADLQRERGVSYVFISHDLHVVRYLSDRIAVLYVGRLLEIGPAAAVFDGPHHPYTEALLSSVPTLDDANAHQRIRLDGDPPSAAAPPSGCVFHTRCPRKLGAICEQQDPPFVDAGDGHRIRCHIPLADLRRLQLGEP; from the coding sequence ATGAACGGCCCGCCGCCCGCCTCGTTCCCCGCGTTCGACGTGTCGAAGAGCGATCGCACCGACGCGCTGACGATCGTCGGCCTCACCGTGACCTACCGGATTCGCGGACGCGACCGCGAGGTGCTGCAGGACGTGTCGTTCCGCATCCGGCGCGGCGAAGCGTATGGGCTCGTCGGCGAATCGGGTTGCGGTAAATCGACGGTCGCAATGGCCGCGCTGCGCTATCTGCCGCGCAACGGCAAGGTGAAGGCCGGCAAGATTTCGATCGCGGGACAGGACGTGCAATCGCTCGGATCGGAGGCGCTGCGCGTGATGCGCGCTCGTTCGATCTCGATGGTCTATCAGGATCCGTCGCGCGCGCTGAATCCGTCGCTAACCATCTCGCGCCAGGTCGCCGAGGCGTTCGAAGCCGCCGGCGCGACGCGCGCGGAAGCGCTGCGACGCACGCTCGAGATGTTGAAGCGCGTGCGCATCGCCGCACCCGAGCGCGTGATGGACAGCTATCCGCATCAGCTGTCGGGTGGCATGCAGCAGCGCGTCGTGATCGCGATGGCGCTCGCGTCGAACCCAGAACTGCTGATCCTCGACGAACCGACCACCGGCCTCGACGCGACCGTCGAGGCCGAAGTGCTCGATCTCGTCGCGCAGCTGCGCGAGGAATTCGGCACCGCCGTGCTGTTCATCAGCCACAACCTCGCAGTGATCGGCCGGATGTGCGAGCGCGTCGGCGTGCTGTATGCAGGCAAGCTGGTTGAAGAAGGCGCGACCCGCGACGTATTCGACGCGCCGCGCCATCCGTACACGGTCGGCCTGCTGCGCTGCCTGCCCGACACGGGCCGCAGCAAGGACGACGCGCGGCTCGACACGATCGCCGGTCATCTGCCGGCGCCGGGCTCGGTTGTGCAGGGCTGCATTTACGCGGATCGTTGCCGGCTCGCCGACGATCGTTGCCGCCGCGACGCACCGCCACCCTATCGCGTTGCGTCGGCACATGGCGAGCAGATGTCGCGCTGTCATTATCACGAGCGTGCGGCGGATTTGCCTCGGGCGGTGAAGGAAGGGCCGGTTGCTTCGGTCGCTTCAGCTGCTGGCATTGCGAACGGCAAGGAACGCGCCCTCGTGCTGCGCGCCGAAAACGTATCGAAGACTTTTTACGCCAGCGGCGCAGCGCTGCATGCAGTCGATAACGTGTCGCTCGATCTCGCCGCCGGCGAAACACTTGGGCTCGTCGGCGAATCGGGCAGTGGCAAGACGACGCTCGCGAAGCTGATGCTCGGCCTGCTGTCGCCCGATGAAGGCAGCGTGCTCGAACTCGACGGCGCGCCGCTGTCGCCGCGCATCGGCGGCCGCAACGACGAGCAGGTCAAGTCGATGCAGATCGTGTTCCAGAATCCGGACTCCGCGCTCAACCGCTCGCATTCGGTGAAACGGCTGATCGGCCGTGCGCTGTCGCGGCTCGGTGCGTTGCGCGGTCCCGCGCACGACGAACGCCTCGCGGCGCTGACGGCAGCGGTGCGACTGCCCGACCGCTATCTCGGCGCACGCACGCGACAACTGTCGGGCGGACTGAAGCAGCGCGTCGCGATCGCGCGCGCGTTTGCCGGCGATCCGCGCGTGGTGGTCTGCGACGAACCCACGTCGGCACTCGACGTCTCCGTGCAGGCCGCGATCCTCAACCTGCTCGCCGATCTGCAGCGCGAACGCGGTGTGAGCTATGTCTTCATCTCGCACGATCTGCACGTCGTGCGGTATCTGTCGGACCGCATCGCGGTGCTGTACGTCGGTCGGCTGCTGGAGATCGGACCAGCCGCTGCCGTGTTCGACGGCCCGCATCACCCGTACACCGAAGCGCTGCTGTCGTCGGTGCCGACGCTCGACGATGCGAACGCACACCAGCGCATCCGCCTCGACGGCGATCCGCCGAGCGCAGCCGCACCGCCGTCGGGCTGCGTATTCCACACGCGCTGTCCGCGCAAACTCGGCGCGATCTGCGAACAGCAGGACCCGCCGTTCGTCGATGCCGGCGACGGCCATCGCATCCGCTGCCATATCCCGCTCGCGGATCTGCGCCGTCTCCAGCTCGGCGAGCCGTAA
- a CDS encoding PLP-dependent aminotransferase family protein: MKLPLELDRDNGVPLTEQIVSGVQAWIRSRAAHPGAKLPSIRQLASDHAISRFPVIEAYDRLVSLGYVDSRPGSGFYVAERPRTTMSTSMGTSDPRRAEEESGHISQQFNHPGESLKLGTGFVPESWRDLESIGQAIRHVSRADPSSLIDYATPLGNLALREHLQARIAQLGIVADPSQILITEGASQALDLVMRYRLKSGDTMFVEDPGYYNLNGLLKLHGVNIVGIPRTRTGPDLDVLQAQLQHHRPKLFFINTVFHNPTGTTVSPPVAFRLLQLAREHNFTFVEDDIYADYQTDPTDRLATLDQLEHVIYVGGLSKTLSSSLRVGYVVASQEIVKDLADIRMLTSIGGSRFVEAVALAQLERGAYRKYLERLRRRIREAIGTTVQTLENCGWEVFEKPLGGTFVWARVPGIDDAEQLVACGEPLGVTVAPGRYFRPHAEASPWIRINVALTNDPRAQTFFAAAAALAKRQATVA, encoded by the coding sequence ATGAAACTCCCTCTCGAACTCGATCGCGACAACGGCGTGCCGCTGACCGAACAGATCGTCAGCGGCGTGCAGGCCTGGATCCGCTCGCGCGCCGCGCATCCCGGCGCGAAGCTGCCGTCGATCCGCCAGCTCGCGAGCGATCACGCGATCAGCCGTTTTCCGGTGATCGAGGCATACGACCGTCTGGTGTCGCTCGGCTACGTCGATTCGCGGCCGGGGTCCGGCTTCTACGTCGCCGAACGGCCGCGCACGACGATGTCGACCAGCATGGGCACGTCGGACCCGCGCCGCGCCGAGGAGGAGTCGGGGCACATCAGCCAGCAGTTCAATCATCCGGGCGAATCGCTGAAGCTCGGCACGGGCTTCGTTCCGGAATCGTGGCGCGACCTGGAGAGCATCGGGCAGGCGATCCGCCACGTGTCGCGCGCGGACCCGTCGAGCCTGATCGACTACGCGACGCCGCTCGGCAACCTGGCGTTGCGCGAGCATCTGCAAGCGCGTATCGCGCAGCTCGGCATCGTGGCCGACCCGTCGCAGATCCTGATCACCGAAGGCGCGAGCCAGGCGCTCGACCTCGTGATGCGCTACCGTCTGAAGTCCGGCGACACGATGTTCGTCGAGGACCCCGGCTACTACAACCTGAACGGCCTGCTGAAGCTGCACGGCGTGAACATCGTCGGTATTCCGCGCACGCGCACCGGTCCCGATCTCGACGTGCTGCAGGCGCAGCTGCAACACCATCGACCAAAGCTGTTCTTCATCAACACCGTCTTCCACAATCCGACCGGCACCACGGTATCGCCGCCGGTCGCATTCAGGCTGCTGCAGCTCGCGCGCGAACACAATTTCACGTTCGTCGAGGACGACATCTACGCGGACTACCAGACCGATCCGACCGATCGCCTCGCGACGCTCGATCAGCTCGAACACGTGATCTACGTCGGCGGGCTGTCGAAGACGCTGTCGTCGTCGCTGCGCGTCGGGTATGTCGTCGCGAGCCAGGAGATCGTCAAGGATCTCGCCGACATCCGCATGTTGACGAGCATCGGCGGCTCGCGCTTCGTCGAGGCCGTCGCGCTCGCGCAGCTCGAACGCGGCGCGTACCGGAAGTATCTCGAACGGCTGCGGCGCCGGATCCGCGAGGCGATCGGCACCACCGTGCAGACGCTCGAGAACTGCGGCTGGGAAGTGTTCGAAAAGCCACTGGGCGGCACGTTCGTGTGGGCTCGCGTGCCGGGTATCGACGACGCGGAGCAACTCGTCGCGTGCGGCGAACCGCTCGGCGTCACGGTCGCGCCCGGCCGGTATTTCCGGCCGCATGCGGAGGCGAGTCCGTGGATCCGCATCAATGTGGCGCTCACGAACGATCCGCGCGCGCAGACCTTTTTCGCGGCCGCGGCCGCGCTCGCCAAACGCCAGGCAACGGTCGCATAG
- a CDS encoding DUF2917 domain-containing protein — protein MREIRTFELEHGEPAAAWRAARPLIVKVMAGEIWLTVEGDERDHWLASGESFRLPRGALAWISAGRLDARVALAFEEASAGAPVRSRRRGTWTLPAWFPRWLRTA, from the coding sequence ATGCGCGAAATCCGTACTTTCGAACTCGAACACGGCGAGCCGGCGGCCGCGTGGCGCGCCGCCCGACCGCTTATCGTGAAGGTGATGGCCGGCGAGATCTGGCTGACCGTGGAAGGCGATGAACGGGATCACTGGCTCGCGTCCGGCGAGTCGTTCCGTCTGCCGCGCGGGGCGTTGGCGTGGATCAGCGCGGGTCGTCTCGATGCGCGCGTCGCGCTGGCTTTCGAAGAGGCGAGTGCCGGTGCGCCGGTGCGTTCGCGTCGGCGTGGCACGTGGACGTTGCCGGCTTGGTTTCCGCGCTGGTTGCGTACGGCCTAG
- the mdtD gene encoding multidrug transporter subunit MdtD: protein MSTPSPAVAPSSRSLTVMLWLAATGFFMQALDSTIVNTALPAMATSLGELPLRMQSVVIAYSLTMAVMIPVSGWLADKLGTRRVFFSAILVFTLGSLLCANAHTLTQLVIWRIVQGVGGAMLLPVGRLSILRTFPAERYLSALSFIAIPGLVGPLIGPTLGGWLVKIASWHWIFLINVPVGIAGCIATFIYMLDSRNPDTARFDMKGYVLLVLGMLAISFALDGRTELGIQHATVLVLLILSLACFVAYGLHAASAAQPLFPLELFKIHTFSVGLLGNLFARIGSGAMPYLIPLLLQVSLGYTAFEAGLMMLPVAAAGMTSKRIVTRLITKYGYRRILLVNTVLVGLAMASFSLTNMAQPLWLRIVQLAFFGGVNSIQFTAMNTLTLKDLGTGGASSGNSLFSLVQMLSMSLGVTVAGALLATFTGLIPRVTEANSLPAFHATFLCVGIITAGSAWIFAQLAPDIRRATKRTDPSERT from the coding sequence ATGTCCACGCCCTCTCCCGCCGTCGCTCCGTCTTCCCGCTCGCTCACGGTGATGCTGTGGCTCGCCGCGACCGGCTTCTTCATGCAGGCACTCGATTCGACCATCGTCAACACCGCGCTCCCCGCGATGGCGACGAGTCTCGGCGAATTGCCGCTGCGGATGCAATCGGTCGTCATCGCGTATTCGCTGACGATGGCCGTGATGATCCCGGTCTCCGGCTGGCTCGCGGACAAGCTCGGCACCCGACGCGTGTTCTTCAGTGCGATCCTCGTGTTCACGCTCGGCTCGCTGCTGTGTGCGAACGCGCATACGCTGACGCAACTGGTGATCTGGCGCATCGTGCAGGGCGTGGGCGGCGCGATGCTGCTGCCGGTCGGGCGGCTGTCGATACTGCGCACGTTTCCCGCCGAACGCTATCTGTCCGCGCTGTCGTTCATCGCGATTCCCGGCCTCGTCGGACCGCTGATCGGCCCGACGCTCGGCGGCTGGCTCGTCAAGATCGCGTCGTGGCACTGGATCTTCCTGATCAACGTGCCGGTGGGGATTGCCGGTTGCATTGCGACGTTCATCTACATGCTCGACAGCCGCAACCCGGACACCGCGCGCTTCGACATGAAGGGCTACGTACTGCTGGTGCTCGGCATGCTGGCGATCTCGTTCGCGCTCGACGGCCGCACCGAGCTCGGCATCCAGCACGCCACCGTGCTCGTGCTGCTGATCCTGAGCCTCGCGTGCTTCGTCGCGTACGGGCTGCACGCGGCGAGCGCCGCGCAGCCGCTCTTTCCGCTCGAGCTTTTCAAGATCCATACGTTCAGCGTCGGCTTGCTCGGCAATCTGTTCGCGCGGATCGGCAGCGGCGCGATGCCTTACCTGATTCCGCTGCTGCTGCAGGTGAGTCTCGGCTATACCGCGTTCGAAGCCGGCCTGATGATGTTGCCCGTCGCCGCCGCCGGCATGACGTCAAAGCGGATCGTCACGCGGTTGATCACGAAATACGGCTATCGACGCATCCTCCTCGTCAACACCGTACTGGTCGGCCTCGCGATGGCGAGCTTCTCGCTGACGAACATGGCGCAGCCGCTGTGGCTGCGGATCGTGCAGCTCGCGTTCTTCGGCGGCGTCAACTCGATCCAGTTCACCGCGATGAACACGCTGACGCTGAAGGACCTCGGCACCGGCGGCGCGAGCAGCGGCAACAGTCTGTTTTCGCTGGTGCAGATGCTGTCGATGAGTCTCGGCGTGACGGTGGCCGGCGCGTTGCTCGCGACGTTCACCGGACTGATTCCGCGCGTCACCGAAGCGAACTCGCTGCCCGCATTCCACGCGACGTTCCTGTGCGTCGGCATCATTACCGCGGGGTCGGCGTGGATCTTCGCGCAGCTCGCGCCGGACATTCGTCGCGCGACGAAAAGGACGGATCCGTCGGAGCGGACGTGA
- a CDS encoding GntR family transcriptional regulator, with amino-acid sequence MNSASEDRWRDLRPDPESDTPLYLQLARKLGHAIHENRWNAGEALPSERVLSEALGVSRITARKAIALLVEQGLIRRTQGAGSFITPRYEDPLSRLSSFSEMLRRRGFTPSSQWLSREILPANRDEVIQLGLSPAAAVTRLRRLRLADGIVMAVENSTFPASLIPDPQSIGDSLYSYLEQRGLSIVRALQHFRAVNANEEIAQQMSIAQNEALLLITRVGYTADQRAIELTDTYCRNDYYDFVAELRK; translated from the coding sequence ATGAACTCTGCCTCGGAAGACCGCTGGCGCGACCTGCGCCCGGACCCGGAAAGCGATACGCCGCTGTATCTGCAACTCGCGCGCAAGCTCGGCCATGCGATTCACGAAAACCGCTGGAACGCGGGCGAGGCGCTGCCTTCGGAGCGTGTGCTGTCGGAAGCGCTCGGCGTATCGCGCATCACCGCGCGCAAGGCGATTGCGCTGCTGGTCGAGCAAGGGCTGATTCGTCGGACGCAAGGCGCGGGCAGCTTCATCACGCCGCGCTACGAAGATCCGCTGTCGCGGCTGTCGAGTTTCAGTGAAATGCTGCGCCGCCGTGGCTTCACACCGAGTTCGCAATGGCTGTCGCGTGAAATCCTGCCGGCTAACCGCGATGAAGTGATTCAACTGGGGTTGTCGCCGGCCGCGGCTGTGACGCGGTTGCGCCGTCTGCGGCTCGCCGACGGCATCGTGATGGCGGTCGAGAACTCGACCTTCCCTGCTTCGCTGATTCCCGATCCGCAGTCGATCGGCGATTCGCTGTACAGCTATCTCGAACAGCGCGGGCTGTCGATCGTGCGCGCGCTGCAGCACTTTCGCGCGGTCAACGCGAACGAGGAGATCGCGCAGCAGATGAGCATCGCGCAGAACGAAGCGCTGCTGCTGATCACGCGAGTCGGCTATACCGCCGATCAGCGCGCGATCGAACTCACCGATACGTATTGCCGGAACGATTACTACGACTTTGTTGCGGAGTTGCGGAAGTAG
- a CDS encoding aldo/keto reductase, whose amino-acid sequence MTTTELPSVALPDGERIPKLGQGTWEMGERRAQRAAEIAALRAGIELGMTLIDTAEMYGDGATESLLGEALDGLRDQVFLVSKVYPHNAGKRGVQAACEQSLKRLKTDRLDLYLLHWRGSIPLEETVAGFEALRRDGKIRHWGVSNFDTDDMEELVSVPDGERCATNQILYNVARRGAEFDLLPWLAERSIPAMAYSPVDHARLPKRSPLDDIADARGVSVFQVALAWVLQQPGVFAIPKSGQIDHVRDNHRALELRLDASECARIDAHFRPPRSKRPLEML is encoded by the coding sequence ATGACGACGACCGAGCTACCCAGCGTCGCGCTGCCCGACGGCGAGCGCATTCCGAAGCTGGGGCAGGGCACGTGGGAAATGGGCGAGCGCCGCGCACAGCGCGCAGCGGAAATCGCGGCGTTGCGCGCGGGCATCGAGCTGGGCATGACGCTGATCGATACCGCTGAGATGTACGGCGACGGCGCGACCGAATCGCTGCTCGGCGAAGCGCTCGACGGGTTGCGCGACCAGGTGTTTCTCGTCAGCAAGGTGTATCCGCACAACGCGGGCAAACGCGGCGTGCAGGCGGCGTGCGAGCAGAGCCTGAAGCGTTTGAAGACCGATCGGCTCGATCTGTATCTGCTGCACTGGCGCGGGTCGATTCCGCTGGAGGAGACCGTCGCGGGCTTCGAGGCGCTGCGTCGCGACGGCAAGATCCGTCACTGGGGCGTGAGCAATTTCGACACCGACGATATGGAAGAACTGGTCAGCGTGCCCGACGGCGAGCGCTGCGCGACCAATCAGATTCTCTATAACGTCGCGCGTCGCGGAGCGGAGTTCGATCTGCTGCCGTGGCTCGCGGAGCGCAGCATCCCGGCGATGGCGTACAGCCCGGTCGATCATGCACGGCTGCCGAAGCGCTCGCCGCTCGACGACATCGCCGATGCACGCGGCGTCTCGGTGTTTCAGGTCGCGCTCGCGTGGGTGCTGCAACAGCCCGGCGTGTTCGCGATTCCGAAGTCAGGGCAGATCGATCACGTGCGCGACAACCATCGCGCACTCGAGCTGCGGCTCGATGCCAGCGAGTGCGCGCGAATCGATGCGCACTTCAGACCGCCGCGCAGCAAACGGCCGCTCGAAATGCTGTGA